One window from the genome of Terriglobales bacterium encodes:
- a CDS encoding DUF971 domain-containing protein yields MPVKVPQIAGATDPKAVNIHLTTGEGVDITWKDGHQSHYSFKYLRDACPCAMCDQERVKSDREPGDPEKPKPGALPMFKPAPKPVKASAVGKYAIQFTWNDGHEHGIFSWDFLRAFCPCDECAEKRRAAKKPGEGVTRTTPH; encoded by the coding sequence ATGCCGGTCAAAGTACCACAGATTGCCGGGGCGACGGACCCGAAAGCCGTCAACATCCACCTGACCACCGGGGAAGGCGTGGACATCACGTGGAAGGACGGCCATCAGAGCCATTATTCGTTCAAGTACCTGCGCGACGCTTGTCCCTGCGCCATGTGCGACCAGGAGCGCGTGAAATCCGACCGTGAGCCCGGAGACCCCGAAAAGCCGAAGCCGGGTGCGCTGCCCATGTTCAAGCCGGCTCCGAAGCCTGTAAAAGCCAGCGCTGTAGGGAAGTACGCGATTCAGTTCACCTGGAACGATGGCCACGAGCACGGCATTTTTTCATGGGATTTTCTGAGGGCCTTCTGTCCTTGCGACGAATGCGCCGAGAAGCGTCGCGCCGCCAAGAAGCCCGGCGAAGGTGTAACGCGAACTACGCCACATTAA
- a CDS encoding GGDEF domain-containing protein — protein MKPSRWLTPVACGIGLLYAAVTLVLKPSFALTAFGDIAQLILAGLVTVAFAIPAFSSRGRVRSFWALMTVGVGFWFLSQAIWTYYELVARIEVVDPSIQDIVLFLHLIPMMAALATQPHKPKKMAPVIPYSLGMLAIWWMYLYSYVVIPWQYVAPNFARYGADFNILYSIEDLAFMVALCVLAWRSIGAWRTLYFRLLLGSMGYLFSALMINTAIDERRYYTGSYFDLPLVFSVICICWSATSARTPNQVDESEEESRESFTAEWLTRLAYVALLSVPLMAAYALEFGDETEIVRDFRIGVSLIAIVTLAGLLYLLQRVLSDRLHHSLMEVRHSNEKLSVAREALEHQATHDSMTGAMNRCAITEALDRELARSIRSGARVAVLLIDLDHFKDINDKYGHHAGDVAIITSCERMQQCVRSHDFVGRYGGEEFLVVVPETEYVTAMEIAERIREHLSATPITWSNYQIRLTATIGVALSRPGDTAEEILRRADVALYNGKSMSRDTVQVVDEDVHVA, from the coding sequence ATGAAGCCATCCCGGTGGCTCACGCCGGTCGCCTGTGGCATTGGGCTTCTCTATGCCGCAGTCACTCTGGTGTTAAAGCCTTCGTTCGCTTTGACTGCTTTCGGCGACATCGCACAACTGATCCTCGCAGGATTGGTAACGGTGGCATTCGCGATCCCGGCGTTCTCATCCCGCGGACGAGTGCGCTCCTTCTGGGCGCTGATGACCGTGGGTGTCGGGTTCTGGTTCCTGTCACAGGCGATTTGGACCTACTACGAACTGGTGGCACGAATTGAAGTCGTGGATCCTTCGATCCAGGACATCGTGCTGTTCCTGCACCTGATCCCGATGATGGCGGCGCTGGCGACGCAGCCTCACAAGCCGAAAAAGATGGCGCCCGTTATTCCCTATTCGCTGGGAATGCTGGCGATCTGGTGGATGTACCTGTACTCCTACGTGGTGATTCCGTGGCAGTACGTGGCGCCGAATTTCGCCCGCTACGGCGCCGACTTCAATATTCTCTACTCGATTGAAGACCTGGCGTTCATGGTTGCGCTGTGCGTGCTGGCGTGGCGATCCATAGGCGCATGGAGAACACTATATTTCCGGCTGCTGCTCGGTTCGATGGGCTACCTGTTCAGCGCGTTGATGATTAACACCGCAATCGACGAGCGCCGTTATTACACGGGCAGCTACTTCGACCTGCCGCTGGTGTTCTCGGTAATTTGCATCTGCTGGTCCGCGACGAGCGCGAGGACACCCAACCAAGTGGATGAATCAGAAGAGGAATCGCGGGAATCGTTCACGGCGGAATGGCTCACGCGACTGGCGTATGTGGCACTGCTTTCGGTTCCTTTGATGGCGGCCTACGCACTGGAATTCGGTGACGAAACCGAGATTGTTCGGGACTTTCGAATCGGAGTTTCACTGATCGCGATTGTGACACTGGCAGGTTTGCTGTACCTGTTGCAACGCGTGCTGAGCGATCGCCTGCATCATTCGCTCATGGAAGTGCGGCATTCGAACGAAAAGCTGTCCGTGGCACGGGAAGCACTGGAGCACCAGGCCACGCACGACAGCATGACGGGCGCGATGAATCGGTGTGCCATAACCGAAGCGCTCGATCGTGAATTGGCGCGGTCCATCCGGTCGGGAGCCCGGGTGGCGGTATTGCTTATCGACCTGGATCACTTCAAGGACATCAACGACAAATACGGACACCACGCCGGCGACGTTGCGATCATCACCTCATGCGAGCGCATGCAGCAGTGTGTCCGGTCGCACGACTTCGTGGGCCGTTACGGCGGAGAAGAGTTCCTGGTAGTAGTTCCCGAAACCGAGTACGTAACGGCGATGGAAATTGCCGAACGCATCCGCGAACACCTCTCGGCGACACCGATCACGTGGTCGAACTACCAGATACGACTGACAGCAACAATCGGAGTTGCACTGTCGCGGCCGGGTGACACGGCAGAAGAGATCCTGCGCCGAGCGGACGTGGCACTATACAACGGCAAATCCATGAGCCGGGACACGGTGCAAGTTGTGGACGAAGACGTCCACGTGGCTTAG
- a CDS encoding UvrD-helicase domain-containing protein, which yields MDFLHGLNPQQHEAVITTEGPLLILAGAGSGKTRVITYRIAYMLQERGVSPDHVLAVTFTNKAAQEMGERVEKIVGGFSVSKPTVSTFHSFCVRLLRRDIEALRIGNSGYTKDFAIYDETDQQQVVKAAIRRLGLDDKQLTPRNVLGRISWAKNHMLDPQEVYLQSGDPKTEQIAHVYEIYRQELRKANALDFDDLLLEAVRLLKSVEKVRHTYQRRFQYVLVDEYQDTNRPQYELMKALAGEHHNICAVGDEDQSIYSWRGADIRNILEFEKDFPEAKIIRLEQNYRSTQAILEGASAVVANNVKRKGKNLWTAREGGSKIGYYEAPDGENEALFVADYLNRYLDNQRREGNPDARVAVLYRTNAQSRLFEEAMRRYGLQYHVVGGFSFYERAEIKDMIAYLKLVQNPDDSIAFMRVVNTPARGIGKSTTETLDRIALETGASLWKAMNQAIEGMLLPPRACAALKNFRDIIQGGRSILDGSFQKWLGDGEDESKSEVEDRFEPEAPTVEEGENISFDFGANAQDDTDFSFGANAESETPAATEPEDEQPRGSVAELLKFLLDRTGYIKALEEEDSPESFARIENLRELVNAAMDSKDRGETIQEFLDHAALVSDADQYDAKAQVTLMTLHSAKGLEFPLVFLVGLEEGLFPHSRTFLNPDEVEEERRLAYVGMTRAMDTLVVSWARYRRRYGTDMPEASIPSRFLEEIPPQLIEDIGTPGRTRTRAPRQSDYEQDRHYDYENEDQRPQYGRVKEQKKSYTGTTYNSIDNIAEFFASRGKKFSAPKIKMEEPAGKRGFRPGQRVKHPKYGEGTVYQREGDGEDAKITVQFPRFGLKKLVEKYAQLEKA from the coding sequence TTGGATTTTCTTCACGGACTCAACCCCCAGCAACACGAAGCGGTTATCACCACCGAGGGCCCGCTCCTCATCCTCGCCGGCGCCGGCAGCGGCAAAACGCGTGTCATTACCTACCGCATTGCCTACATGCTCCAGGAGCGTGGCGTTTCGCCCGATCACGTTCTCGCCGTCACCTTCACCAACAAGGCTGCGCAGGAAATGGGCGAGCGTGTCGAGAAAATTGTCGGCGGATTCTCCGTCTCAAAACCTACGGTCTCCACGTTCCACTCGTTTTGCGTACGCCTTCTGCGGCGGGATATCGAAGCCCTCAGAATCGGAAACAGCGGCTACACCAAAGACTTCGCCATCTACGACGAAACCGACCAGCAACAGGTGGTGAAGGCCGCCATCCGTCGGCTCGGCCTTGACGACAAGCAACTTACGCCGCGCAACGTTCTCGGACGTATCTCGTGGGCGAAGAACCACATGCTCGACCCGCAGGAAGTCTATCTCCAGTCTGGCGACCCGAAGACCGAGCAGATCGCGCACGTATACGAAATTTATCGGCAGGAGCTGCGCAAGGCCAACGCGCTCGATTTTGACGACCTACTGCTCGAAGCCGTTCGTTTGCTCAAGTCGGTGGAGAAAGTTCGGCATACCTATCAGCGCCGGTTCCAGTACGTTCTGGTTGACGAGTATCAGGACACCAACCGCCCGCAATACGAGCTGATGAAAGCGCTGGCGGGTGAGCACCACAATATCTGTGCCGTCGGCGACGAAGACCAGTCCATCTACTCGTGGCGCGGCGCCGACATCCGCAACATTCTCGAATTCGAAAAAGACTTTCCCGAAGCGAAGATCATCCGCCTCGAGCAGAACTACCGCTCCACGCAGGCAATTCTGGAAGGTGCCTCTGCCGTCGTTGCGAACAACGTAAAGCGCAAGGGCAAGAACCTGTGGACTGCCCGCGAAGGCGGCTCGAAGATCGGCTACTACGAAGCCCCAGACGGCGAAAATGAAGCGCTGTTCGTCGCCGATTACCTCAATCGCTATCTGGATAACCAGCGTCGCGAAGGCAATCCCGACGCAAGAGTTGCCGTCCTGTATCGTACCAACGCGCAGTCGCGTCTGTTTGAAGAAGCGATGCGCCGCTACGGCTTGCAGTATCACGTGGTCGGCGGATTTTCGTTCTACGAACGTGCGGAAATCAAGGACATGATCGCGTACCTCAAGCTTGTCCAGAATCCGGACGACTCAATTGCGTTCATGCGCGTGGTGAACACGCCCGCCCGAGGTATCGGCAAAAGCACCACAGAAACTCTCGACCGAATCGCGCTTGAGACGGGCGCTTCGCTTTGGAAAGCGATGAACCAGGCAATCGAAGGCATGCTCCTGCCTCCCCGTGCCTGTGCTGCGCTGAAAAATTTTCGCGACATTATCCAAGGGGGCCGTTCCATTCTCGACGGCAGCTTCCAGAAATGGCTAGGCGACGGGGAGGACGAAAGCAAGTCTGAGGTCGAAGATCGTTTCGAACCCGAAGCACCCACGGTCGAAGAGGGCGAGAATATCTCCTTCGACTTCGGCGCAAATGCGCAAGACGATACCGACTTCTCGTTCGGTGCGAACGCCGAATCCGAAACGCCGGCCGCCACCGAACCCGAAGACGAGCAACCGCGCGGCAGTGTGGCCGAATTGCTTAAGTTCCTGCTCGACCGTACCGGCTACATCAAGGCACTCGAAGAGGAAGACTCCCCCGAATCATTCGCACGCATCGAGAACCTTCGAGAATTGGTGAATGCCGCCATGGATTCGAAAGACCGCGGTGAAACCATACAGGAGTTCCTCGATCACGCTGCGCTCGTAAGCGACGCCGACCAATATGACGCGAAGGCGCAGGTCACGCTTATGACGCTGCACTCCGCCAAGGGACTCGAATTCCCGCTCGTCTTCCTCGTCGGCTTGGAAGAAGGGCTGTTTCCGCATTCGCGAACATTTCTAAATCCTGACGAAGTCGAAGAGGAGCGCCGTCTCGCCTACGTCGGCATGACCCGCGCCATGGATACCCTCGTCGTAAGTTGGGCGCGTTATCGTCGCCGTTACGGCACCGATATGCCCGAGGCCAGCATTCCCTCGCGTTTCCTCGAAGAAATTCCACCGCAGTTGATCGAAGATATCGGAACTCCCGGTCGCACCCGAACCCGTGCTCCGCGCCAGAGCGATTACGAGCAGGACCGGCATTACGATTACGAGAACGAAGATCAGCGTCCGCAGTACGGCCGCGTAAAAGAGCAGAAGAAGAGCTACACGGGAACCACCTACAACTCCATCGACAACATCGCCGAGTTCTTTGCCTCGCGAGGCAAGAAGTTCAGTGCGCCGAAAATCAAAATGGAAGAGCCCGCCGGCAAACGCGGCTTCCGTCCCGGACAGCGTGTAAAGCATCCCAAGTACGGGGAGGGTACGGTGTATCAGCGTGAAGGCGACGGCGAAGATGCGAAGATCACGGTTCAGTTCCCGCGCTTCGGATTGAAGAAGTTGGTTGAAAAGTACGCCCAACTCGAGAAGGCCTAG
- the rpmB gene encoding 50S ribosomal protein L28 has protein sequence MAQVCQVCGKKPRSGNNVSHAHNVTKRRWNINLRPVRAKVAGSTNSRKMRVCASCMRSGKVVKA, from the coding sequence ATGGCACAGGTATGTCAGGTTTGCGGCAAGAAGCCGCGCAGCGGTAACAACGTCAGCCACGCCCACAATGTGACCAAGCGGCGCTGGAACATCAATTTGCGCCCGGTCCGCGCCAAAGTGGCGGGTTCGACCAACAGCCGTAAGATGCGTGTTTGCGCGTCGTGTATGCGTAGCGGCAAAGTCGTAAAGGCGTAA
- a CDS encoding VTT domain-containing protein, with translation MHSIKSFLAHYSGWLKGVLLPLGPWGVFIIAALDSAAVGLPLDPVVASFVYLKPHLAWLYVFMASAGSALGSMFLYAIGYKGGEVLLEKRMPKAKFQKIKKSFEDHEFLALMFPAMLPPPTPYKLIVLSAAAFEMDWHKFLLAIFLGRLARFTILSVLVIAFGEQIIGITSNLLKRHLPETLGVLAVLILAGLVIWKLRQRRVNGSELA, from the coding sequence TTGCACTCGATAAAATCATTCCTCGCTCATTACTCAGGTTGGCTCAAGGGAGTTCTTCTCCCGCTCGGCCCGTGGGGTGTTTTCATCATCGCGGCGCTCGATTCCGCCGCCGTAGGTCTGCCGCTTGACCCTGTCGTTGCCAGCTTCGTTTACCTGAAGCCGCATCTTGCCTGGCTATACGTCTTTATGGCCTCGGCTGGATCCGCCCTCGGCAGCATGTTTCTTTACGCCATCGGCTACAAGGGCGGGGAAGTGCTGCTCGAAAAGCGAATGCCCAAGGCCAAGTTCCAGAAGATCAAGAAATCCTTTGAAGATCACGAGTTTCTTGCGCTGATGTTTCCGGCCATGTTGCCGCCTCCGACGCCGTACAAACTCATCGTGCTTTCGGCCGCTGCATTTGAGATGGACTGGCACAAGTTCCTGCTGGCTATCTTCCTCGGGCGTCTTGCCCGGTTCACCATTCTGTCAGTGCTGGTGATCGCCTTCGGCGAGCAGATCATCGGCATCACATCGAATCTGCTGAAGCGGCACCTGCCCGAAACACTGGGAGTTTTAGCAGTCCTGATCCTGGCTGGATTGGTGATCTGGAAGTTGCGGCAGCGTCGCGTGAATGGTTCCGAACTGGCCTAA